A region of the Agromyces sp. CF514 genome:
CTCGGACTGCTGCTCGTTCACGCTGAGCCCGTTCAGCGCGACCAGGTCTTCGGGCGTGAGCGCCGCGCTCACGGTGTTGATGATCGCGGCGATGTCGTCGGTCACCTTGTCGCTGACGACCGGCACGACGTTCGAGGCGAGGAACAGGCCCTTCGGGTCGGCCAGCGTCACGAGGTCGTTCGATCCGATGTTCGGGTCGGCGCTGTAGATGTTCACCATCTGCACCTGGTCGTCGACGAGCGCCTTGAGGGTGAGCGGTCCGCCGCTGTCCTCGATGGGCGTGAACGCCACGTCGACCCCGTACACCGACTTCAGGCCCTCGGGCCCGTAGGGCCGCGTCGCGAGCTCGGAGTTGCCGCCGAGCGTGATCGGAGTCGTGACGCCGGCCAGGTCCTCGAGGCTCGTGACGCCGTTCGCGTCGGAGAACGCCTTCGTGACGTTGTAGGAGTCCTGGTCGGTCGCGGGCGACTGGTCGAGCACGCGCAGGCCCTCGGGCAGCGCGTCGGCCAGTGCCGCATAGACGTCGTCGCTCGTCTTCGCGGTGGTGTCTGGCACGTAGTACTGGAGGAGGTTTCCGGTGTACTCGGGGAACAGGTCGATCGACCCGCCCTCGATCTCGGGGATGTAGACCTCGCGTTGGCCGATGCGGAACTGGCGATCGACCGTGATGTCGTTCGCCTCGAGGGCCTGCGCGTAGATCTCGGCGATGATCGCGTTCGAGTAGTAGTCCTGCGAGCCGATCACGATCGTCGGCGAGTCGCTCGCATCTCCTGATCCGCTGTCGAGCGGATCACCAGACGAGCACCCTGCCAGGGCCACTGTCGCCCCGACCGCGACCGCCGCGAGCGCGGCGAGCCGGCCTTTTCCTGCTGTGAACATTGCATTTCCCTTCGGTTCGGGTCACCCCGTGACCGTTCGGGGCCGGGCCGGCCTCGAACGGAGCTCTGCGGTTCGCGTCGCCCGCACACCAGCGGGGACGACGCTTCGTTGGAGGAGTGCGAAGACGCCGTCGACCACGAGTGCGAGCGCGATCACCAGCATGGAACCGCCGAGCATCTCGGCGTAATCCCTTGTCTTCAGCCCCTCGAAGATGTAACGCCCCAGCCCCTCGTCGGCGAGATAGGCCGCGAGCGTGGCCGTCGCGATGACCTGCACCGACGCCGAGCGGATGCCGCCGACGAGGATCGGCAGGCCGAGCGGCAGCTCGACGCCGCCCACGATCTGGATCTCCCGCATGCCCATCGCCCGCGCCGCGTCGACGGTTCGGCGGTCGACCGACTCGAACCCCGCATAGGCTCCGGCAAGCAGCGGCGGGATCGCGAGGATCACGAGCGCGAGGATCGGCGCCGTGAGCCCGATGCCGATCCACAGCCCGAACAGCGTGAGCACGCCCAGCGTCGGAAGCGCGCGCAGCCCGCCCGAGACCATGACGGCGACCTCTCGCCCGCGGCCGGTGTGCCCGATCAGGGCGCCGACCGGCAGGGCGATGAGCGCGGCGATCACGAGCACGACGCCCGAGACCGCGAGATGCTCGGTCAGGCGCTGCGGGATGCTGCCAGGCCCCGTCCAGTTGACGGGGTCGAGGATCCAGGCGAACCCCTCGGCGAAGTAGTTCATGCGACGCCCGCCCCCGAGGTGCGGGCCGGCTCGGAGCCGGCCGTGTCGGAGTCGGCTTGCCCCGAACCGGCCGCAGCGGAGGACGCGGCCGCCCGCGGCATCCGCCCGCGCCGCCCGACCCTCGGCGTCGTGGTCCAGGGCAGCAGCACTCGCCCGAGGAGCACCGCCGCGAGATCGAGCACGACCGCGAGCACGATCGTCGCCACGATGCCCGTGATGATCTCAGCCTGGATGCCTCGCTGGAACCCGTCGGTGAAGAGACTGCCGAGGCTCGGCACGCCGATGACGGCGCCGACCGTGGCGAGGCTCACGGTGCTCACGATCACGACCCGCAGCCCGGACAGCAGCACCGGCCCGGCGAGCGGCAGCTCGACCCCCCAGAACCGCCCGGATGCCGCGTAGCCGAGCGCGGTCGCCGACTGGCGCACGTCGCGCGAGACCGAGTCGAACGCGTCGGCCGCGGTGCGCACCATCACGGCGACGCCGTAGATCGTCAGCGCGATCACGAGGTTGAGCGGCGAACGCACGCCGAACCCGGTGATGGCGGGCAGCGACACGAAGAGCGCGAGGGACGGGATCGCGTAGAGCACCGCCGCGACCGAGAGCAGCACGCCGCGCGACCAGGCGTACCGGTGCGCGACCCACCCGAGCGGGATCGAGATCACGAAACTCAGCATGATGGCAGGCACCGACAATGCGAGGTGCACGAGCATGAGCTCGCCGACGTGGTCGAGGTTCGCCCAGAACCACGTCACGAGGCGAGCACCCCTGCGGGTCGCCCGTCGCCGTCGACCACGACCTGGCGGCCCTCGACCTCGGTCAGGTGCAGGGCGCGCTTGCCGCGATCGGCACCGACGAAGTCGCTGACGAACGCGTCGGCCGGCGAGGCGAGGATCTCGGCAGGCGAGGCCGCCTGCGAGATGCGCCCGCCCTGCTGCATGATCACGACCTGGTCGCCGAGCAGGAACGCCTCGTCGATGTCGTGCGTCACGAACACGACCGTCTTGCCGAGCTCGGCCTGCAGGCGCAGCAGCTCCTGCTGCAGCTCGGCGCGCACGATCGGGTCGACGGCGCCGAACGGCTCGTCCATGAGCAGGATGTTCGGGTCGACCGCGAGCCCACGGGCCACGCCGACGCGCTGCTGCTGCCCGCCCGAGAGCTGCGACGGGTACTTGTCGGCGAGCGACCGGTCGAGCCCGACCGTGTCGAGCAGTTCGAGCGCCCGGCCGCGGGCCTGCCGCCTCGGGACGCCCGTCAGCATCGGGACGGTCGCCACGTTCTCCGCGACCGTGCGATGCGGCAGCAGGCCGGAGTTCTGCATCACGTAGCCGATGCCGCGGCGCAGTCGCACCGGATCGAGCGTCGCGACATCCGTGCCGTCGATGAGCACCTGTCCGGCGGTCGGGTCGACCATGCGGTTGATCATGCGCAGCAGCGTCGTCTTGCCCGAACCGGACGACCCGACGAGCACGGTCGTCGTACGGGGCTGGATCACGATGTCGACGTGCTCGATCGCGAGCGTGCCGTCGGGGTACTGCTTCGTGACACCGCGGAACTCGATCATGGCCGCCTCACACCCTGTTCGAACGATCGTTCGAACCTCAAGCCACCAGCCAAGCACCGAATGCGGAGTCAGGCAACGCGAAGGGCGCGCGCGTCGCAAGACGGCGTCACGGATGCCGGCGGCCGACGCATCCGGCGGGCGCACGCGTCCGGCGACGGCGACGTCGAGGCGCGCATGGTCGGCGAAGCGCGCGGCAGGCGGCCGCGGCCGTCAGGCTCCGATCAGGCGGCGTTGCTGGCCGCGCGCGGAGCCGTGAGGTGCTCGCGGAGGTAGGACTGCACGAGCGCGCGTGCCTCGTCGAGGTAGCGCTCGTCGCCGTCGACCGTGCGCTCGAACGCGCGATTGATGAGCGAGTCGGCGACCTCGAGCGCGATGCCGATGCGGAACCGCAGTTCGTCGGGCGCGAGGTCGATCTCGAACTCGTCGGCGATCAGCTCGGCCATGCGGGCTGCGAACTCGGGCTCGTGGTCGTCGCCGCGATCGCGACGTCCGGCGTGCACGACCGTGAACCCGGGCTCGTCGCGATACAGCGCGATGCACGCGTCGAGCGAGATGTCGATGAGCTCCCACCAGGTCGCGGGCGCCTGCCTGGCGAGCTCGTCGGCCACGCGCTCGCGGAAGCGCTGGATGGCCCGTTCGCGCAGGGCGTCGACGACCGCGACGCGGTCGGGGAAGTACCGGTAGACCGTGCCGATCGAGGCGCCGGCGCGCTCGGCGACCATCTGGGTCGTGAGGCGCTCGAAGCCGGACTCGTCGACGATCTCGGCAGCTGCGTCGAGCAGGGCGTCGAGTCGCTGCGAGCTGCGTCGCTGCGTGGGCTCGGTGCGGACTGAGCGTTTCCTGCTCGAATCGGCCCCGAGGATCAGGTCGACATTCGGCACGGAACCTCCTCAGTTTGCGGGCTCAACTCTACCGGCCGTCGAAGGCGTCGGATGACCACGCAAGCTGTGCGTTTCACGTACGTTCCACTGGGCATGACAGACTGAGGGGATGCCGGCCAATCCCCCCGATCCGGCCGGATCCCCCGAGCGCCAGGTCCGGCACCGTGCCGCGCGCGTCGAGGACTGGGTCCACGATCTGCACGTGCGCTGGGCTCGCCGCCGTGGGCAGGTGCCCACGGTGGTCCCGTATACGGGCTACGGCTCGACCGAGTGGGTGCGCGTGCTCTGCCGCGTGCTGCTCAGCAGGCAGATCTCGGCGGACGAGACGTCGCCGCGCCGCCGCAAGCGGCGCGAGCAGGGCATCCGCGGCTGGCGCAGCTTCACGAGCGCCCCGGTCGGCGACGTGCCGGTGACCATCGAGGTCGGCGGGCAGCGCATCGAGGTCCGCACCGACCGAGGCGGCGTGGTCGATACGCGCATCCCGGTCTCGTTGGCACCGGGCTGGCACCAGGCGACGCTCAGCACGCCGGGCTCCGAACAGGTCGTTGCTCCGATCCAGATCCTCGACCCCGAGGTCTCGTTCGGCATCATCTCCGACGTCGACGACACGGTCATGGTCACCGCACTCCCCCGGCCGTTCGTGGCCTTCTGGAACACCTTCGTGCTCGACGAGCACGCCCGCATGCCCACGCAGGGCATGTCGGTGCTCTACGAGCGCCTCGTGCGCGCACACCCGGGCGTCCCCGTGCTGTACCTCTCGACCGGCGCATGGAACGTCGCTCCGACGCTCAACCGCTTCCTCTCGCGCAACCTCTACCCGAGCGGGCCGCTGCTGCTCACCGACTGGGGTCCGACGCACGACCGCTGGTTCCGCAGCGGCCGCGCCCACAAGGAGGAGAACCTGCGCCGCCTCGCGGGCGAGTTCCCGGGCGTGAAGTGGCTCCTCATCGGCGACGACGGGCAGCACGACGAGGTCATCTACGCCGACTTCGCGGCCGAGCACCCCGACAACGTCGCCGCGATCGCGATCCGCCAGCTCTCCAAGGGCGAAGCGGTGCTCGCGGGCGGGCGCGGCAAGGCCTCGCAGGTCGAGGTCCGCGTGCCGTGGGTGTCGGCGAGCGACGGGTCGACCATGGCCGACCAGCTCGCCGAGGCCGGCATCCTCTAGCCGCGTCGCGACGCACGGCACCGGCACGACCAGTGCCAGGGCGCCCGAACGTGACGATCAGCGCCCGAACGTGACGATCAGACGGTGACGGATGCCTCGGCTGCACGCTCGCGGCGGATGCGCGCGAGTCCGCGATTGACCTGCCGACCCCAGAGCGGCCCGCGGTAGATGAACGCGGAGTAGCCCTGCACGAGGTTCGCCCCCGCGTCGAGGCGCTCCTGCACGTCGTCTGCCGTCTCGACGCCGCCGACCGAGATCACGCACATCGCGTCGGACACGTGTGCGCGGACGAGGCGGAGGACCTCGAGCGAACGTGCCGCGAGCGGCGCGCCCGACAGCCCGCCGGCGCCGATGCGCTCGACCTCTGCCGCGGAGGCGCGAAGGCCCTCGCGGGAGATCGTCGTGTTCGTCGCGATGATGCCGTCGAGGCCGAGGCGCGTCGCCAGCTCGCAGATGCGCGCGATCTCGTCGTCGACGAGGTCGGGTGCGATCTTCACGAGCAGCGGCGTCTGCCCGGCCGCCGCGCGGACGGTCTCGAGCAGGGGTGCGAGCGCGTCGAGCTCCTGCAGGCCGCGCAGGCCCGGCGTGTTCGGCGAGCTCACGTTCACGACCAGGTAGTCGGCGTACGGCGCCAGCACGCGCGTGCTGCGCTCGTAGTCGCCGACGGCGTCCTCGACGGCCGTGACGCGGCTCTTGCCGATGTTCACGCCCAGCACCGGCCGGTGCCGCCGGCGCGCGAGCCGCGAGAGGCGGCCGACCGCGGCATCCGCACCACCGTTGTTGAAGCCCATGCGGTTCACGAGGGCGCGATCGCCGACGAGGCGGAACAGTCGCGGGCGCTCGTTGCCCGGCTGCGCGACGGCCGTGATCGTGCCGACCTCGACGTGGCCGAAGCCGAGGTTGCCGAGGCCGCGCACGCCGAACCCGTCTTTATCGAACCCCGCCGCGACGCCGAACGGCGAGGGGAACGAGCGGCCGAGCGCCTCGACCGCGAGTGATGGGTCGGGCTTCGTGAACTGCTCGACCACCCGCCCGAATCCGAGCGTGGGCAGCGCGCGGATCACCCGGAACGCGAGGTGATGCGCGTTCTCGGGATCCATCTTGGACAGGAACAGGGAGAAGAGGAGTCGGTACATACCGCCTGACAGGCTATCGGAGTTCGCGACCCGTCGAACGCGCCCTACTCGACCGGGCGGGCCGGAAGGCGCCCGTGCACCTCGCGCAGCTGGTCGATCGCGGCCTCGAAGTCGTCGAGCGACTCGAAGGCCTGGTACACGCTCGCGAACCGCAGGTAGGCGACCTCGTCGAGATCGCGCAACGGCGGCAGGATCGCCAGGCCGATGTCGTTCGCCTCGATCTGCGAGGTGCCGGTCGACCGGATGGTCTCCTCGACCGTCTGCGCGAGCAGCGCGAGGTCGGAGTCCGTCACCGGGCGCCCCTGACAAGCTTTCTTGACGCCGAGCACGACCTTCTCGCGGCTGAACGGCTCGGTGACGCCGCTGCGCTTGATCACCGAGAGGCTCGCCGTCTCGGTGGTCGAGAACCGCCCGCCGCACTCCGGGCACTGGCGACGACGGCGGATCGAGAGCCCATCGTCGCTCGTGCGGGAATCGATGACTCGGGAATCCGGGTGACGGCAGAACGGACAGTACATGGTGGACCAAGCCTAGCGGGGCCGGCGGAGCAGGAACCCGAGCCGGTTACGCAAGGCGGTCGCCCGGAGCGTGCGGGCGAGAGCCCGCAGCACGGACCACCGGCGCCGACGGTCGGCCGGGCTACCGCTCGAACCGCGCCGTGACCGCCTCGCCGTGGGCGGGCAGGTCCTCCTCGTCGGAGAGCGTCGCGATCACCGGAGCGACCTCGCGGAGTGCGGCCTCGTCGTAGCGCACCACCTGCTGCGGGCGCAGGAACGTCGCCGCCGAGAGCCCCGACACGTGCCGCGCCGTGCCACCGGTCGGCAGCACGTGGTTCGAACCCGCCGCATAGTCGCCGAGGCTCACGGGCGAGTACGGACCGATGAAGATCGCGCCGGCATTCTCGATGCGCGCGAGCGTCGCGTCGACGTCGGCGACCTGGATCTCGAGGTGCTCGGCGCCGAACGCGTTGGCGAAGGCCGCGGCCTGCTCGAGGTCGTCGACCAGCACGAGCGCCGACTGCGGACCCTCGACCGCGGCCCGGACGCGCGCCGAGTGCTTGGTCGCGCCCACGCGCGCCTCGAGCCTGGCGCTCACGGCTTCGGCGAAGTCGGCCGAGTCGGTCACCAGCACGGATGCCGCGAGCTCGTCGTGCTCGGCCTGGCTCACGAGGTCGGCGGCCACGAAGTCGGCGTCGGCGCTCGAGTCGGCGATGACGAGGATGTCGGTGGGCCCCGCTTCGGCGTCGATGCCGGTGACTCCGGCGACGAGGCGCTTCGCCGCGGCGACGAACACGTTGCCCGGCCCGGTCACGCGCTGCACGGGCAGCAGCCCGAGGTCGGGCACCCCGTAGGCGAAGGCGCCGATCGCCCCGGCCCCGCCCATGGCGTAGACCTCGTCGACGCCGAGCAGCGCGGCGACCGCGGCGATGGTCGGGTGGATGCGACCCCCGTGATCGGCCTGCGCGGGCGAGGCCAAGGCGATCGACCGCACGCCCGCGACCTGCGCGGGAACGACGTTCATGACCACGCTCGACGGGTACACGGCCTTACCGCCCGGCACGTAGAGGCCGACCCGCTCGACGGGCTGCCAGCGCTGTTCAATGACGGCACCGGGCGCGAGCACGGTCCGCACCGGTGCGGGCACCTGGGCGGCGCTGGCCGCGCGCACGCGCGCGATCGTGGATTCCACGGCTGCGCGCACCTCGGGGTCGAGCGACTCGAGCGCCGTCCGGAGTTCGTCGGCGGGCACGCGGATCGCCGCGGGGCGCACGCCGTCGAAGCGCTCTGCCTGCTCGAGCAGCGCCTGTTCGCCGTGCTCCCGCACCTCGTCGATGATGCGGCCGGCCGGCGCGAGGGCGGCCGTGACATCCGTCTCGGCGCGCGGGACGAGCGCGAGCAGCTCGGCAGGGGTCGGACGGGATCCGCGGAGATCGATGGTGCGCAGCATGATCCCACCAGCGTACCGATCGGGCCGGGCGGCGCCCGACCCGATCGTCACAGGAGGCAGCCGGGCCCGATCGTCACAGGAGGCAGCCGGGCCCGAGCAGGCTCTTGAGCTCGCCGTAGAAGTCGGCGGTCACCTTGACGGGATACTGGCCGACCTCGAAGACGCGCCCGGTGCGCCCCTTCGTCAGCGTGATGCGCACCTCGGTGTCGCCCTGATGGCGAACGAGCACGTCGCGCAGGGCCTGGGTCGTCTCGTGCGTCGCCCGATGGTCCGGGATCGTGATCCGCACGATGCCGGTGTCCTCGTCCTGACCGAGCTCGGGGGTGATGACGCTGTACGCGTGCAGGTTCATGCCGTCGTCGCGCATGCTGACTCGACCCCGCACGACCGCGATCGAGTCCGACTGCAGTCCCGGCGCGAACTCCTGGTACGCCTTGCCCATGAACATCACGGTGATCTCGCCCGAGAAGTCCTCGACGGTGATCATGCCGTACTGGTTGCCCGAGGCCTTCGCGATGCGGTGCTGCACGCTCGTGACGAGGCCGGCGACCGTCACGGTGTCGCCGTCCTGCGTCGTGTCGGAGCTGGTGAGGTCGAGGATCGTGGTGGACGCATGCTTCGCGAGCGGGGCTTCGAGACCGTCGAGCGGGTGCTCGGAGACGTAGAGCCCGAGCATCTCGCGCTCGAACGCGAGCTTCTGCTTCTTCGGCCACTCGGGGCGATCGGGCACGAGCGACGGCGCGGCGTCGCGCTCGTGGTCGTCGAAGAGGCTGTCGAAGTCGAAGCCGAAGTCGCCGACCTCCTCGGCGCGCTTCTCCTTCACGACCGATTCGACCGCGCCCTCGTGGATCTCGACGAGCGCACGACGCGTATGGCCGAGCGAGTCGAACGCCCCCGCCTTCACGAGCGACTCGACCGTGCGCTTGTTCGCGACCTGGAGCGGGGACTTCTTGAGGAAGTCCTGGAACGACTCGAATCGGCCCTTGGTCTCGCGCGCGCCGCGGATCGCGTCGACCACATTGAAGCCGACGTTGCGCACCGCGCCGAGCCCGAAGCGGATGTCCTCGCCGACGGCGGCGAAGTAGCCGATCGACTCGTTCACGTCGGGCGGCAGCACCTTGATGCCCATGCGTCGGCACTCGTTGAGGTAGAGCGCGAGCTTGTCGCGGGCGTCGCCGACGCTCGTGAGGAGCGCAGCCATGTACTCGGCCGGGTAGTGCGCCTTCAGGTACGCGGTCCAGTAGCTCAGCACGCCGTAGGCGGCCGAGTGGGCCTTGTTGAACGCGTAGTCCGAGAACGGGAGCAGGATCTCCCAGAGCTTGCCGATCGCCTCCTCGGAGTAGCCGTTCGCCTTCATGCCCCCTGCGAAGCCCTCGTACTGCTTGTCGAGCTCCGACTTCTTCTTCTTGCCCATGGCGCGACGGAGGATGTCGGCCTGACCGAGCGAGAACCCGGCGACGCGCTGCGCGATCGCCATGACCTGCTCCTGGTAGATGATCAGGCCGTAGCTGGTGTCGAGGATGTCTTTCAAGGACTCCGCGAACTCGGGGTGGATCGGCGTGATCTCCTGCAGGGCGTTCTTGCGCAGGGCGTAGTTCGTGTGCGAGTTCGCACCCATGGGGCCGGGGCGGTACAGGGCGATGACGGCCGAGATGTCCTCGAAGTTGTCTGGCTTCATGAGGCGCAGCAGCGCACGCATCGGCCCGCCGTCGAGCTGGAACACGCCGAGCGTGTCGCCCCTGCCGAGCAGCTCGTACGCACCCGCGTCGTCGAGCTCGAGGTCTTCGAGCACCGGGCGGATCCCGCGGTTCGCCTCGATGTTGTCGAGCGCGTCGTCGATGATCGTGAGGTTGCGGAGCCCGAGGAAGTCCATCTTGATCAGGCCGAGCGACTCGCACGCCGGGTAGTCGAACTGCGTGACGATCTGTCCGTCTTGCTCGCGCTTCATGATCGGGATGATGTCGATCAGCGGATCGCTCGACATGATCACGCCTGCCGCGTGCACGCCCCACTGGCGCTTCAGGTTCTCGAGACCGAGCGCGGTCTCGAAGACGGTCTTCGCCTCGGGGTCGGTCTCGACGATCGCGCGGATGTCGCCGGCCTCTTTGTAGCGGGGATGCTTCGTGTCGAAGATGCCCGTCAGCGGGATGTCCTTGCCCATGACCGCCGGCGGCATGGCCTTCGTGAGCTTCTCGCCCATCGAGAACGGGAAACCGAGCACTCGGCCGGAGTCCTTCAACGCCTGCTTCGCCTTGATCGTGCCGTACGTGACGATCTGCGCGACGCGCTCGTCGCCGTACTTGTCGGTCACGTAGCGGATGACCTCGCCGCGCCGGCGCTCGTCGAAGTCGACGTCGAAGTCGGGCATCGAGACGCGGTCGGGGTTCAGGAACCGCTCGAAGATGAGGCCGTGCTGCAACGGGTCGAGGTCGGTGATGCGCATCGCGTACGCGGCCATCGAACCCGCACCCGAGCCACGGCCGGGGCCGACGCGGATG
Encoded here:
- the hisD gene encoding histidinol dehydrogenase → MLRTIDLRGSRPTPAELLALVPRAETDVTAALAPAGRIIDEVREHGEQALLEQAERFDGVRPAAIRVPADELRTALESLDPEVRAAVESTIARVRAASAAQVPAPVRTVLAPGAVIEQRWQPVERVGLYVPGGKAVYPSSVVMNVVPAQVAGVRSIALASPAQADHGGRIHPTIAAVAALLGVDEVYAMGGAGAIGAFAYGVPDLGLLPVQRVTGPGNVFVAAAKRLVAGVTGIDAEAGPTDILVIADSSADADFVAADLVSQAEHDELAASVLVTDSADFAEAVSARLEARVGATKHSARVRAAVEGPQSALVLVDDLEQAAAFANAFGAEHLEIQVADVDATLARIENAGAIFIGPYSPVSLGDYAAGSNHVLPTGGTARHVSGLSAATFLRPQQVVRYDEAALREVAPVIATLSDEEDLPAHGEAVTARFER
- a CDS encoding App1 family protein, whose product is MPANPPDPAGSPERQVRHRAARVEDWVHDLHVRWARRRGQVPTVVPYTGYGSTEWVRVLCRVLLSRQISADETSPRRRKRREQGIRGWRSFTSAPVGDVPVTIEVGGQRIEVRTDRGGVVDTRIPVSLAPGWHQATLSTPGSEQVVAPIQILDPEVSFGIISDVDDTVMVTALPRPFVAFWNTFVLDEHARMPTQGMSVLYERLVRAHPGVPVLYLSTGAWNVAPTLNRFLSRNLYPSGPLLLTDWGPTHDRWFRSGRAHKEENLRRLAGEFPGVKWLLIGDDGQHDEVIYADFAAEHPDNVAAIAIRQLSKGEAVLAGGRGKASQVEVRVPWVSASDGSTMADQLAEAGIL
- a CDS encoding ABC transporter permease, which translates into the protein MTWFWANLDHVGELMLVHLALSVPAIMLSFVISIPLGWVAHRYAWSRGVLLSVAAVLYAIPSLALFVSLPAITGFGVRSPLNLVIALTIYGVAVMVRTAADAFDSVSRDVRQSATALGYAASGRFWGVELPLAGPVLLSGLRVVIVSTVSLATVGAVIGVPSLGSLFTDGFQRGIQAEIITGIVATIVLAVVLDLAAVLLGRVLLPWTTTPRVGRRGRMPRAAASSAAAGSGQADSDTAGSEPARTSGAGVA
- a CDS encoding ABC transporter ATP-binding protein; this encodes MIEFRGVTKQYPDGTLAIEHVDIVIQPRTTTVLVGSSGSGKTTLLRMINRMVDPTAGQVLIDGTDVATLDPVRLRRGIGYVMQNSGLLPHRTVAENVATVPMLTGVPRRQARGRALELLDTVGLDRSLADKYPSQLSGGQQQRVGVARGLAVDPNILLMDEPFGAVDPIVRAELQQELLRLQAELGKTVVFVTHDIDEAFLLGDQVVIMQQGGRISQAASPAEILASPADAFVSDFVGADRGKRALHLTEVEGRQVVVDGDGRPAGVLAS
- the nrdR gene encoding transcriptional regulator NrdR, with the translated sequence MYCPFCRHPDSRVIDSRTSDDGLSIRRRRQCPECGGRFSTTETASLSVIKRSGVTEPFSREKVVLGVKKACQGRPVTDSDLALLAQTVEETIRSTGTSQIEANDIGLAILPPLRDLDEVAYLRFASVYQAFESLDDFEAAIDQLREVHGRLPARPVE
- a CDS encoding TetR/AcrR family transcriptional regulator, whose translation is MPNVDLILGADSSRKRSVRTEPTQRRSSQRLDALLDAAAEIVDESGFERLTTQMVAERAGASIGTVYRYFPDRVAVVDALRERAIQRFRERVADELARQAPATWWELIDISLDACIALYRDEPGFTVVHAGRRDRGDDHEPEFAARMAELIADEFEIDLAPDELRFRIGIALEVADSLINRAFERTVDGDERYLDEARALVQSYLREHLTAPRAASNAA
- a CDS encoding quinone-dependent dihydroorotate dehydrogenase, producing the protein MYRLLFSLFLSKMDPENAHHLAFRVIRALPTLGFGRVVEQFTKPDPSLAVEALGRSFPSPFGVAAGFDKDGFGVRGLGNLGFGHVEVGTITAVAQPGNERPRLFRLVGDRALVNRMGFNNGGADAAVGRLSRLARRRHRPVLGVNIGKSRVTAVEDAVGDYERSTRVLAPYADYLVVNVSSPNTPGLRGLQELDALAPLLETVRAAAGQTPLLVKIAPDLVDDEIARICELATRLGLDGIIATNTTISREGLRASAAEVERIGAGGLSGAPLAARSLEVLRLVRAHVSDAMCVISVGGVETADDVQERLDAGANLVQGYSAFIYRGPLWGRQVNRGLARIRRERAAEASVTV
- a CDS encoding ABC transporter substrate-binding protein is translated as MFTAGKGRLAALAAVAVGATVALAGCSSGDPLDSGSGDASDSPTIVIGSQDYYSNAIIAEIYAQALEANDITVDRQFRIGQREVYIPEIEGGSIDLFPEYTGNLLQYYVPDTTAKTSDDVYAALADALPEGLRVLDQSPATDQDSYNVTKAFSDANGVTSLEDLAGVTTPITLGGNSELATRPYGPEGLKSVYGVDVAFTPIEDSGGPLTLKALVDDQVQMVNIYSADPNIGSNDLVTLADPKGLFLASNVVPVVSDKVTDDIAAIINTVSAALTPEDLVALNGLSVNEQQSEEQIASDWLAEKALF
- a CDS encoding ABC transporter permease is translated as MNYFAEGFAWILDPVNWTGPGSIPQRLTEHLAVSGVVLVIAALIALPVGALIGHTGRGREVAVMVSGGLRALPTLGVLTLFGLWIGIGLTAPILALVILAIPPLLAGAYAGFESVDRRTVDAARAMGMREIQIVGGVELPLGLPILVGGIRSASVQVIATATLAAYLADEGLGRYIFEGLKTRDYAEMLGGSMLVIALALVVDGVFALLQRSVVPAGVRATRTAELRSRPARPRTVTG
- the dnaE gene encoding DNA polymerase III subunit alpha: MLDGAARVGELVTAAAEQGMPAVAVTDHGNVFGAYDFWKQATDAGIKPIIGTEAYITPGTHRGDKTRIRWGNGGGDDVSGSGAYTHMTLLSQNTEGMHNLFRLSSRASIEGYYFKPRMDRELLSTYSSGLIATTGCPSGEVQTRLRLGQYDEALRAASDYRDIFGKENYFAEIMDHGLGIERRIMSDLIRLSKELDLPLVATNDLHYTHAHDAKSHAALLCVQSGSTLDDPNRFKFDADEFYLKTPAEMRQVFRDHPEACDNTLLIAERCDVKFNTSANYMPRFPVPDGEDEQSWFVKEVERGLHVRYPNGIPDAVRKQADYEVGVISQMGFPGYFLVVADFINWSKNNGIRVGPGRGSGAGSMAAYAMRITDLDPLQHGLIFERFLNPDRVSMPDFDVDFDERRRGEVIRYVTDKYGDERVAQIVTYGTIKAKQALKDSGRVLGFPFSMGEKLTKAMPPAVMGKDIPLTGIFDTKHPRYKEAGDIRAIVETDPEAKTVFETALGLENLKRQWGVHAAGVIMSSDPLIDIIPIMKREQDGQIVTQFDYPACESLGLIKMDFLGLRNLTIIDDALDNIEANRGIRPVLEDLELDDAGAYELLGRGDTLGVFQLDGGPMRALLRLMKPDNFEDISAVIALYRPGPMGANSHTNYALRKNALQEITPIHPEFAESLKDILDTSYGLIIYQEQVMAIAQRVAGFSLGQADILRRAMGKKKKSELDKQYEGFAGGMKANGYSEEAIGKLWEILLPFSDYAFNKAHSAAYGVLSYWTAYLKAHYPAEYMAALLTSVGDARDKLALYLNECRRMGIKVLPPDVNESIGYFAAVGEDIRFGLGAVRNVGFNVVDAIRGARETKGRFESFQDFLKKSPLQVANKRTVESLVKAGAFDSLGHTRRALVEIHEGAVESVVKEKRAEEVGDFGFDFDSLFDDHERDAAPSLVPDRPEWPKKQKLAFEREMLGLYVSEHPLDGLEAPLAKHASTTILDLTSSDTTQDGDTVTVAGLVTSVQHRIAKASGNQYGMITVEDFSGEITVMFMGKAYQEFAPGLQSDSIAVVRGRVSMRDDGMNLHAYSVITPELGQDEDTGIVRITIPDHRATHETTQALRDVLVRHQGDTEVRITLTKGRTGRVFEVGQYPVKVTADFYGELKSLLGPGCLL